In Phragmites australis chromosome 18, lpPhrAust1.1, whole genome shotgun sequence, the genomic window GAAGGCCCCACCACGTAATCTCGTCGCACAAACTGATACGCTTGTGGTACTTCACTAAACGTGTACCGATTGCGATGGCAAGTTGGCACCGGTGCACGAAACGTACCTCGTAGCCGTGACGCGACGCTGCCGTTGGGCATGTAGGGGTACACGAGGATGCGCTCGCCGGAGGCCGCGCAGAAGCCGATGAGGCGGAGCAAGTGGCGGTGCACGGCGAGGCTGATCATCTCCACCTCGGTGCGGAACTGCGCCTCCCCGGACGCGCTGGGATCCTTGAGCCGCTTCACGGCCACCGTCGTGCCGTCGGGGAGCCGCCCCCGGTACACGTTTCCGAACCCGCCCTTCCCCAGGATGTTCTTCGAGCTGAACCCGTCTGTCGCCGACTGCAGCTCCCGCAGCCCAAACTGGCGCAGGTTCCCCAGCCGCACCACCACCCCGCTGCTGCCGTCCTCCAGATCACAGCCCCTCTCTGCAGTACGAGCAGGCATTAATTCACAGTTGCTGCCTGAAACGTTGGTGTTTCAGTGGTGATGGGGACGTCGCATTGCGTACCGAGGATGCCAAGAACGGAGGGGCCCGAGTGCCGGCGCTTCCGCCTCCAGAGGAAACAGGACACGGCGAAGAGCACAAGGGAGGAGGCGCCCAGGCTTGTCCCTACGCCGATCGGCAGCCGCGCGCCAGCCTTTGACCGCCCCGCTGCCTCTCCTGTGTCTGCACGCACACACGCGAGAACAAATCAAACGCTGATCCCCAGGTGAACACGCATGATTCAGACCAGACCACGCCATTAACTACGACTATTCGGGGGGCGCACgccgcaggagacggcgccctATTTCGGCAACACCATGTCTCCTCGACCGCTACACGGCCAAGAAGGaacagagcagcagcagcgacgcatgcatgcacgccGCGCACTCCGAGAAAGCAAGAAAGCAGTGAGCACGACTAGACAGGAGTAGGAGTGGAGTGGCGGATAGAGACAGGGTGCTCACTGCTGCTGCTCGGAGTGGATTCCAGCGGGAAGGGTACGGTGACCGGTGCGACTGCGGCGGCGCACTCCCCTGCGCCCGCGTTGCTCCCGCATATCATCGGGTTGCCCACGATACTGCACGCCATGAACATTGAACAACTTTGGCATTAGATTCGACACTACTATCATACAGcacaatttcttttaaaaatcaaagaaaaagtGAGCTAGTGATGTGGATTAGGATAAGACGAGCCGTAGTAGTCCATACTTGAAGGTTCTTGTGGGGAAGACAGGAACGGGGCCAGTGAGGTTGTTGTAGGACAAGTCCCTGGAACAACAGCCACCGACCAACCACATCGAGTCAAGGATTCAACTCTACTGTAAATTTATAAGGACAAAAGGAACAATGGCAAACAGTAGAATCGGGGAAGCCGATGGCTTCGACAAGACGCGTGCGTACTTACAGGAAGGAGAGCTGCGGGATCTTGGCCAGCGACGCGGGGAACGCGCCGGACAAGCTGTTGTTGTTTAGCCTCCTACGGCAAAAACAGAACAGGACGCGAAGCAAAATGAGTTAGCTGAGGCACTACGAGAATGGAATGGGATGCGATGTGTCATGTCTCGGGAGGTTCACTCACAGGTATCGGAGGGTGGAGAGGCGGCCCAGCGTGTCGGGCAAGTGGCCGGAGAAGCGGTTGTTGGAGAGGTCCAGCGTCTGGAGCCGCGGCAGCGCGCCCAGCTCCGGCGGCAGCCGGCCCGTGATGTTGTTGTTCTGCAGCAACCTGGAACCAACGAGAAACATGCATCGTCATCAGCAGTAGCAGATTCACTGATGATTCTTAACTATTTCTTACTCCCAAGAACACGAGATGGATGGACGGATTGACACATCTAGGGAGGCAAAACAAGGAAGGTTGTGTGACTGCTTACACTTGCTCAAGATGTGTGAGGTTAGCGATCCGCCCCGACAGAGTCCCCGACAAGCCCTGGCTCGGCGCTCCCCTGAAACGCAAAACGTGGCCATTATCAGTTTCTTCATAGTTTTAGGTGATTGGCTAGGTGATATGATGAGTTGGGGTGGCGAAGAAGGCGAGCTTACAAGCTGATGACGAGGTTCTGGGCGGAGCAGGTGATCATGGCCCAGCTGCAGGGGTCGACGGAGTCCTGATCCCAGTTGCTCAGCACGCCGTGCGTGTCGACCAGCCCCTGCCTGATGGCGATCAGTGCCTCCACTGCACTCGCAAAGCTCGCGCACATCAACCGGGTGTCAAGAAGTGCAATCAAATGTCGGTGTACGGTCTGGTTCCGGACAGGTGTTTGCAGTGGCAGTGTGGCACGGCGCCGCGTACGTACCTTCGGCGTTGAGGGGCTCGGAGGAGAAGGCGAGGAGCGGCGCCCAGGAGAGGAGGACTACGACGAAggggagcgggaggaggcagcTGAAGGCCATCGGAAGATTGGATGATAGGGGTGAGAGGCGCCCGAGGGGGGAGGGGGCtagaggagaaagaaaag contains:
- the LOC133899794 gene encoding probable LRR receptor-like serine/threonine-protein kinase At2g23950, translated to MAFSCLLPLPFVVVLLSWAPLLAFSSEPLNAEVEALIAIRQGLVDTHGVLSNWDQDSVDPCSWAMITCSAQNLVISLGAPSQGLSGTLSGRIANLTHLEQVLLQNNNITGRLPPELGALPRLQTLDLSNNRFSGHLPDTLGRLSTLRYLRLNNNSLSGAFPASLAKIPQLSFLDLSYNNLTGPVPVFPTRTFNIVGNPMICGSNAGAGECAAAVAPVTVPFPLESTPSSSNTGEAAGRSKAGARLPIGVGTSLGASSLVLFAVSCFLWRRKRRHSGPSVLGILERGCDLEDGSSGVVVRLGNLRQFGLRELQSATDGFSSKNILGKGGFGNVYRGRLPDGTTVAVKRLKDPSASGEAQFRTEVEMISLAVHRHLLRLIGFCAASGERILVYPYMPNGSVASRLRGKPPVDWATRKRIAVGAARGLLYLHEQCDPKIIHRDVKAANVLLDEHHEAVVGDFGLAKLLDHGDSHVTTAVRGTVGHIAPEYLSTGQSSEKTDVFGFGILLLELVTGQRALEVGKGSGVMQNQKGIMLDWVRKVHQEKMMDLLVDQDLGPHYDRIEVAEMVQVALLCTQFQPSHRPKMSEVVRMLEGDGLAEKWEATNRPAGPPLHVALGYDHRNDSNGSVFFNDYHENDSSLSSDEARSIDMVEEMELSGPR